The genomic interval CTGTTACCTATATAGTTTTAGGTTTTGGAGCAGGGTTCATTGGAGAGTTATTTCTTAATAGTAAGGTAAGAGTTATTGGAGGGATTTTAGTTGTAATTTTAGGACTTTTCCAAATGGATATTTTAAAATTAAAATTTTTGGAAAAAACTAAAGTTATGAATTATGAAGGAGAAGAACAAAGCTTATTCTCAACTTTCCTTTTAGGTTTAACTTTTAGTCTTGGTTGGACTCCTTGTGTTGGACCAATATTAGCTTCGATATTAATCTTAGCAGGCTCATCAGGAGATACAGGAAATAGTGTAATGTTAATGGTTCTATATCTATTGGGAATGGCAACACCATTTGTAATATTCTCATTAGCTTCAAAAACATTATTTAAGAAAATGTCTTTTATCAAAAAACATTTACCTCTTATTAAAAAAATAGGTGGTTTCTTAATTATAGTAATGGGATTTCTTTTAATTTTTGACAAACTTAATATATTTTTAACTGTTTAACGGAATGTTGAAAGGAAGTCAAAATGAAAAAATTTATTTTACCTTTAATTTTTGTATTTTTAATTGGAACATTTGTTTTTGCTAAAATGCTTAGTCATAATGTAAGTAAGGAAACGGAGGCTGAGAAAGACTTGTTAGAAAGTATACAATTAGTAGATATGAATGGAAATGATTATACATTTTCAAGAGGAAAAAATATCTATATTAAATTTTGGGCTTCATGGTGTCCAACTTGTTTAGCAGGTCTAGAAGAATTAGACAGATTAGCAGGTGAAAATAATAATAATTTTGAAGTAATAACTGTTGTTTTTCCAGGAATAAATGGAGAAAAGAATCCTGCTAAATTCAAAGAATGGTATGATAGTTTAGGTTACAAAAACATAAAAGTACTATACGACACAGATGGAAAGTTATTACAAATATTTAAAATAAGAGCTTTACCAACATCAGCAATTATATACAAAGATTTAAAAATAGATAATGTAATTGTTGGTCATATAAGTAATGGACAAATCAAGGATTATTACGAAGGGAAAGGAGAAAATGAAGTTATGGAAGAAAGTAAAAATACTACTGTAAACAATGTTAATAAAGAAAATATAAAAGAAATATATTTAGCTGGTGGTTGCTTCTGGGGAGTGGAAGAATATTTTGCTAGGATAGATGGTGTTATAGACTCAGTTTCTGGTTATGCAAATGGTTCTTTTGACAATCCAACTTATGAAAATGTTTGCAATAACTCAGGACATGCTGAGACAGTACATATAACTTATGATTCTTCAAAAGTATCTTTAGATACTCTATTAAAATATTATTTTAGAATAATAGATCCAACTTCTGTAAATAAGCAAGGAAATGATAGAGGAATTCAATACAGAACAGGTATCTATTATCAAAATGATGAAGATAAACAAATCGCTATAAATGCTATAAAAGAAGAACAAAAGAAGTATTCTAAACCTATTGTAATTGAAGTTGAAAAGTTAAAAAGATTTGATAAGGCCGAAGAGGAACATCAAGATTACTTAAAGAAAAATCCTAATGGATATTGCCATATTAATTTAAATAAGGCAAGTGAAGCAATAATAGATGAAAAAAAGTATCAAAAGCCAAGTGATGAAGTTTTAAAAGCAAAATTGACTGATTTAGAATATCAAGTTACACAAAATGCAGCAACAGAAAGAGCTTTTACTCATGAATATGATAAGAATCAAGAAGATGGTATCTATGTGGATATAACAACAGGAGAGCCATTATTTAGTTCAAAGGATAAATATGATGCAGGTTGTGGTTGGCCAAGTTTCACTAAACCTATTGCAACAGAAGTAGTAAATTACAAACAAGATAATTCTCATGGTATGAGTAGAGTTGAAGTAAGAAGTAGAGCTGGAAAAGCACATTTAGGACATGTTTTTGAAGATGGTCCAAGAGCTGAAGGTGGACTTAGATACTGTATCAATGGAGCTTCATTGAGATTCATTCCTTATGATAAAATGGACGAAGAAGGCTATGGAGAATTTAAAAAATATGTAAAATAAGTTTAAAACAGATAGATTATTAGATTAGTCTATCTGTTTTTTATTTGACTTATTACCTTTTGAATAATACAATGATATAAATAAAAATAAGAAGGTGAACAAAATGGAAGAAATATTAAAAGATATGAAATTAGGACAAATAATAGGAGTATATCATTTTGAAGATTCCTGTTTTACAGTTGGAAAAATTTTAAAAATAGATTCAAAATATTTATTTTTACTCTCTTATGATGTGAACTTTAAAGAAGATGGAATAAAAATATTTTTAATAAATTCAATAAAAAGAATAATATTAAAATCAGATTATATGAGAAGTATTGAAAAAAATCAAAAGAAAATTGTTAGATTTAATAGAGAAAATAAAGACATATTTCAAGAATTAATAAAAAATAAGATAAAAGTTTCTGTTGAATTAGCTGATGAAAGTATTGAAGAGGCTTACTTAACTGAAAAAGGAGAGAACTATTTTAGCTTTCAAATATTGAATGATAATGAGAATATCACATCAGAAGAAATTATAACAAAAGATTATTTAAAAAGAATAAAAATATCTAATTATATTGAAAGAGAAGAATACAAGAATTTCAAAGTTATCACTACAAAAAATGATGATGAATATATAGCTCATGATTTATCTTATAATAAAGATTATCTAATTTTTTCAGAAAAGGAAGAATTTTATGATATTGCTCAAATAAATATTATTCCTAAAAATATGATAGAAAGTATTTCTGAAATAGAAGTAAAATTAGATACTACAAAAGAAAATTTCAATGACTTAATCGATTTTGAAAAAGATTTAGAAATTATAGAAATTTTAAAAAAATGCTTAGAAAATAAATTTCTTATTTTTATAGATAATGTAGATTTCTTTGAAACAAAGGTTGGGGTTATTACTAACTTAGAGAATAATAAAATAAAGATGAAAGAAATCGATAAATATGGGGATTTCCATAAAAATTCTGAAATATATTTAGATGAAATTCAATTGTTAGCAATAAAAAATTATAAATTTACGGAGGGAAATCATGAAGAAAAATTTTAGATTTTGTATTTTATTTGTTTTGATATTTTTGTTCAATACTTTAATAGTAAAAGCAGAAAGAGAAGTAAAAAAAGAAGAGATTGAATTGAAAAATGGAATAATTTATTTTAAAGGAGAAGAAAATTCATATAATGGAATTGTAAAAGAGAATTATCCTAATGGAAAACTAAAAGAAAGTTTAATAGTTGAAAATGGAAAAGTTAATGGAAATGTTAAAGTATATTATGAAAATGGAAATTTAAAATACAATACACCTTATAAGAACAACAAGAAGGAAGGGATAGAAAAGATATATTCACTAGATGGAAAATTAGAGATGGAAGTTCCATATAAAAATGGTGTTAAAGATGGAGTACAAAAACAATACTCAAAAGATGGAAAATTAATTGTTGAAGCTACTTTAAAAAATAATTTAAGAAATGGTAGCTATAAGGACTATTTTGAAAATGGAAAAGTAGAGAATGAAGGAGTATATAAAGATGATAAAAAAGAAGGTATTTATAAAGAATACTATCCTAATGGAAAGATAAGAAGAGAAGTAGAATTTAAAGCTGATATACCAAATGGAATAGCAAGAGAATATAATGAAAAAGGAATAAAAGAAAAAGAAACTTCATTTAAGGATGGGATAGAAGATGGAATTAGAAAAAATTTCTATAAAAATGGAAATTTAAAATATAGTGTAGAAATGAAAAATGGTGTAGAGAATGGAGCTTTTAAACAATATTATGAAAATGGAGTATTAGAAATAGAAGCTTTTTATAAAAATGGAAAGCTGGAAGGAATTAGGAGAGATTACTATAAAAGTGGGAAACTTGAAGTAGAGGGACTTCAAAAAAATGGAGAACCAGATGGATGGACTTATGTTTACAATGAAGATGGGACTATAAAAAGAGAAATATTTTTCGTTGAAGGAAAGGCTTATGAAAAAGATAATGATAAAAGAAATAAGGGGAATTAATGAAGAATTTTAAATTAAAACCTATTTATTATCCAAAAGGCTCATATTTAAATTATATATTAGAAATTTGGGTAGATGGAGTTAATATAAGTCAATTTTATGAAGACAATAAATTGAGAATAGATGTAGGATATATCTTTCATATTTATAATTTTTTTGATAATTATTTAGAAGATATTATGAAAGAAGAAGTTTTGCCTTATGAAGATGTAGAAGGAAAAACAATTTTTGAAACTATAGACAATATTAAGGAAAAATATTTTTATTGGTTAAAAGATGATTATGAAGATGATGAAAGTGATGAAGAAATAGAAAAAATAATTAGTATATCTGAGCCTTTTTTTGATTGGCAAAGAGCACATAGATTACTTTTATCAGGACCATTTTTGCATATACCAGATATTATTTTTAGAAGGATAGGAGACAAAATAGAAATTTCTTGGAATACTATTTGGGATATTACATATCAACAAAGAAAATATGAAAATGAAAATATCAAATTTATTTCAACAAAGGGAGTAAGTTATATTGATGCTGATGAGTTTTTCTTAGAAATAAAAAAATTTTTAAAAAAGATAGATGACATATCAAAAATTCAAAATGAAAAATTTCGTGTAGTTGAAGAAACAGGAAAGTTAGTCTATTCGAAAGATCCTTATAATAATATCGAATTTAAAGAAGAAAAAGAATTTTTACAAGATTTAGAAAAGATAGGTTATACATTTTTCACTATATATGAATTAGTGTTAATAACAGAAAAAGATAAAAAGATAGTTCCAATTATATTAAAATATCTTTCAAAAATAGAAGATGAAAATATAAAAACACATTTAGCTTATTTTCTAGCAGTAAAAAATTATAAGGAAGCGTCTGAAAAATTGATAAAGGAATTTTATAATGCTAAAACAAATGAATATAGAATAGCATTATCGAAGGCTTTGTCAACTATTTATAATAAAGATATTTTGAATGAATTATTAGAAATGGCTGAAAACAAAGAATATAAAGATGTAAATTTTCCAATTATATTAACTTTAAATAAATATAGAGATAAAAGAGTAAAGATATTTTTTGAAAAAAATAGAATGGAGTAATAATGAAAACTTATGTTTTAGATGTATTAGAAAATATTTTGAATGAAGAACAAGCTAATCAATATTATTATAAAGCCTTTATTGAAATGAATAAGAGAGAGAAAATCCCTTATATAGTGAATGAAAATAGATACTTAAAATTTTGATAACTTCTTTGACAGATTATTACTATTTTATAACGTTTTTAGATAAAGATGAAGAAAAAGTTAAGAACTTAGTAAAGAAATCAAAACTATTTTTAAGATGAGGTGAAATATGGAAGTTAGATATGATGTTTATTTAGAAGATGAAAATGAGAATGAAGATGACTTTGATGCCCCTATGAAAAGATTAGAATTTATTTTTTCTCATATAACAGAAGAAGAAAAAGAAATCTTAGAAAAATATAACTTTAAATATGAATATACAGAAGATAATAAAATAAAATTGAAAGAAGAAAATGCTATCTATTATACTGTTGAAATTGATGAAGAAGATAAGGGAATATATTTAAAAAAAACAAAAATTTACTATAACTACTTTAAGTATGATTTTTGTTCAAAAGAAAGTGAAGATACTAGAAATTTAGTTATATCAAAAGAGGGAGTAAGAGTAGAAATTATTTTTGATAAAAAATGGAGATAAGTTATGGTTGATTTTAGAAGTATCTTAGTAGAAAGAATGGAATATAAGGATTCAATATTATATTTATATTGTAGGACATTTTATAAAGTATTAGGAAGCGATTATTATAACAAATATGATTATAATGTTTATCACAGAAAAGTTTTAAAGTTTAAAAATGTAAAAAGGTTTGAATATTATTTAGATGAACAAATTTATAACTTTATTTGTGAATTAAATGATTTACAAGAAGAACTTGGAATAGATAATTTTTCTAAAATATTTTACAAGAGCAAAAAAAGAAATAGGTTATACATTTTTGAAAGAGGCTATTTTGGAGATTTTATTATGATAGAATTTAAAGATGATAAAAAAGAAAAAATAGTAATAGATGAAGAAGAAAAATATTTAGAAATAAAAAAAGAGCTTTTAAAAATACTTCAAAGTAAAAAAGAAAAATTTGAAAAAAATAATATAAAAATGAAAGTGATAGAAGAGAAAGAAGATAGCTATATTATTAACTTGGAGAAAGGAAAAAGAATAGCTACATTATCACTTAGAATGCCTAATTCTACAAGATATTACTATATTCATTACAAACAAGATTTTTATAGATATGATTGGTATGATGAAGAATATCACACTGTTTCTGAGATAGCTAAACAACTAAATATAATATTGGATAGATTTTAAAATAATATATGGAATAAAAATGAGGCTGTTGCAAAATTAAAATTTCAATCCTAAAGTAAAAAAATAAGTGAGTTACGAATGGAAATTTTAGATAAAAAATCAAATAGAATGAGCCGAGCAAATGCAGGAGTGTCTGAACGAAGTGAGTTTCCTAATTTGCAGCGAATTCTTGATTTTTTATCGTTAAGAAATTTACTCAGTAACGAACTATTTTTTACTTTTTGTTAATTTACAACAGCCTCAAGTTTTTAGCAGATAGATTATTGCAGTAGTCTATCTGATTTTTATTTTCCAATATGATTAGTCTATAAATAACTTAAAAAATGTGATACAATATAGAATACAAGTTCAATGATTATAAATAAAAAATGTAAGGGGAATACAATGGAAAAAATTTATAAAATTGTAGCTGAAGAATTAAAAATTCCAGTAGATAAAGTTGAAAATACAATAAAACTTTTAGATGATGGAGCTACTATACCTTTTGTTGCAAGATATAGAAAAGAAATAACAGGAAATTTAGACGAAGTACAAATAGGAGATATTCTACAAAAGGTTGAATACTTAAGAAATTTAGAAGAAAGAAAAGAAGAAGTTATAAGACTTATTGAAGAACAAGGAAAGTTAACAGATGAATTAAGAAACAGCATAATAGAAGCAAAAATTCTACAAGAAGTTGAAGATATTTATTTTCCTTATAGAAAGAAAAAGAAAACAAAGGCTGATATTGCTAAGGAAAGAGGTTTAGAACCATTAGCTGAAAAATTTTATACAGTTAATAATTTAGAAGAAATTCAAAACCTAGCAAAAGATTTTATAACAGAAGAAGTTCCTACAGTTGAAGATGCTATAGAAGGAGCTATGCTTATAATAGCACAAAATATTTCTGAAAAAGCTGAATACAGAGAAAGAATAAGAGAAATATATTTAAAATCTTCTATCATAGAAGCAAAAGCTAGTAAAAAAGCAGCAGAATTAGATGAAAAGAAAGTTTACAATGACTACTATGAATATAGTGAAAAAATTGATAAGATGGCTTCTCATAGAATACTAGCAGTAAATAGAGGAGAAAAAGAAGATATATTAACAGTTCATTTAAGATTAGAAGATAGTGATAGAGAAAAGATTGAAAATATGATTCTTAAAGAATTCCCTAAAAATGATTTAGTTGCAACTTACAAAGAAATCATAAAGGATTCTTTAGATAGATTAATAATTCCGTCTATTGAAAGAGAAGTTAGAAACGCTTTAACTGAAAGAGCTGAAATTGAATCAATAGCAGTTTTCAAAGATAATTTGAAGAATTTACTTTTACAAGCACCTTTAAAAGAAAAAAATGTACTAGCACTTGACCCAGGATACAGAACAGGTTGTAAGGTAGCCGTTATAGATAAATATGGTTTCTACAGAGAAAATACAGTATTTTTCTTAGTTGAAGCTATGCACAATCCAAAACAAATTGAAGATGCTAAAAAGAAATTCTTAGCTTTGGTTAAAAAATATGAAATAGATATTGTCAGCATAGGAAATGGAACTGCTTCAAGAGAAACAGAAACTTTTGTTGCCAATATAATAAAAGAAAATAAATTAAATTTAAAATACTTGATAGTAAACGAAGCAGGAGCATCAGTTTATTCAGCTTCTAAGATAGCAGCTGAAGAATTCCCTGATTTAGACGTAACAGTTAGAGGAGCTATTTCAATAGGAAGAAGAATACAAGATCCTTTAGCAGAACTTGTAAAGATAGATCCTAAGTCTATAGGGGTTGGAATGTATCAACATGATGTAAACCAATCTAAATTAGATGAGTCTTTAGACAATGTAATAAGCCATGTTGTTAATAATGTTGGAGCTAATATTAACACAGCTTCTTGGGCATTACTTTCACATATTTCAGGAATTAAGAAAACTGTTGCCAAGAATATAGTTGAGTATAGAAAAGAAAATGGTAACTTTAAAAATAGAAAAGAAATCTTAAAAGTTAAAGGTGTAGGACCTAAAGCATATGAACAAATGGCTGGTTTCTTAGTAATACCAGAAGGTGAAAATATTTTAGATAACACAGTTATCCACCCTGAGTCTTATGCTATAGCCGAAGCCTTATTAGAAAAAATAGGATTTAGCTTAGAAAAATACAATAATGAATTAAATGAAGCAAGAGAAAGATTAAAATCTTTTGATTATAAGAAGTTTGCTGAGGAAAATAATTTTGGAGCAGAAACTGTAAAAGACGTCTATGAAGCACTATTGAAAGATAGAAGAGACCCAAGAGATGACTTTGAAAAACCACTTTTAAAATCAGATATTTTAAATATTGATAACTTAGAAGTTGGAATGGAACTTGAAGGAACAGTTAGAAACGTCGTTAAATTTGGAGCCTTTGTAGATATAGGACTAAAAAATGATGCACTTTTACATATTTCAGAAATTTCAAATAAATATATAGATGATCCAAGCAAAGTTTTAGCAGTTGGACAAATTATTAAAGTGAGAATTAAAGATGTAGATAAAGACAGAGGAAGAGTTGGCTTAACAAAGAAGGAACAAAATTAATGGGGAGCAGAAGTGAGCTATGTTTATAAAGAAGGATTCTCTATTATTAAGAATAATATCATATAATGGGATTGCAATAATCATAGTTGCCTCTATTATGGCAACCCTTTTTGGAATTATGATTTTCAATGAGCTAAATATGAGACTCTTAGATAAGTCTCGTGAAAGAACCTTATTAGTGAACAAAGCCTATTTGTATTACATAGATAAAAGTAGGGAGCATTTGTACGATGCTTCAAATGACGCAGTTAATTTAATTTTGGTGGATAGCAATGATAAGTTGATTCAAAATAGACTTGCCTCAGCTGTGAAAAATCAACTTGGGATAGAGTCTTATAGCTTATATGGAAAATCTTTCATACAAATACTTTCACCACAAAGAATAATACTTGGAGAAAGTGGAGATAGGGATATTAAGTATGATTTATATAAAAATAATAATATTATACCCTCTAAAGAGTTTTTAGAAACTCAAAAATTTGAGTATATAAGTACTAAAGATGCACTATATATCAGATTAGTTCAGCCATATCGTTTATATAATTCTACTGAAAGAAACTATATTATATTGACTTTTCCTATAACAAACTACAGTTTGACAGAGATAAAAGACTATGCTTATTTATCAGCTGAAGATAAAATTTTTATACTATCTAAAGATGGCTTTACCTTTGGTGAAATAAGTTTAGAGAAGACAGATAATTTCTTTAAAAATTTTAAATCTAATAAAGTAGGTAGAGAATTATCTGATAATAAATATTATTTTTCTGAAAAGAAAATAGACGATGACTATTATTATTTGGGAATGCTAGCATTACAAAATGATAAAGGGAATGATTATGTGGGAGATATAGGAGTTGCTATATCGAAGAATGAATTTGTAGTAGTTAAATATATGCTAGCTACTATGATACTTGTTGTCTGCTTACTGGCTGTTGTTTTAAGTACAGCTTTATGTGCTAGAATTTTTACTAAACTTTTAGCACCATTAAATGCCCTTGCAGGTAAGACTGAAAAAATAGGAGTAGACAGTAAAGAAGATAAAGGTGGAATAGACTTTGGTGAAGAAAATATTTTTGAAATAAGATCCATTTCAAACTCATTAAAGTTTATGACAGAAAGAATAGAAGAAAACGAGAAATTATTGATACAAAAAAATAATAAATTAAATACAAACTTAAATAGACTTATAGCAGTCGAAAAGTTATTAACAACTATAAGTTTAAGAGATAATTTTTCAGAAGGATTAGATGAAGTTTTAAGAACCTTGACATCTGAAGAGGGGCTAGGATATAGTAGAGCCTTTTATTTAGGATATGATGAAGATAAGGAAGAACTTTCAGTAACAAAATACGCAATAAATCCCCATATTGAAATGAATATGGAAAAATATACTGAGGGGATAAATGGTTTTAAATTCCAAGTAAATAGTATAAAAGAGTTAATGCCTCTTTTAAATGTTGAATATGAGCCAGGTGGAATGTTTTGGGAAAGTATGGAAAACAGCAAAATAATTTATCATAACGACAAGGGTTTTAAATATAGTTATGGAAATAAACTGTATTTGACTTTAGGTCTTAATAACTTTATGATATTACCTATTGCAGATAAAGATATTAAAATAGGTTGTATCTTGGTAGATTATTTTGGTAAAAATAATTTGATTTCTGAAGAAGAAGTTGAAGTAAACAGCCTTTTATTAATGAACTTATTGACAAGAATAAAAAATATTATTCTAGGTGAAAGTAAACTTATGAAAGAAAGATACTTAACAATGTCTAAAGTATCAGATAAATTTATTAAAGATAATAAGAGGTTAATTCACAATGTAGAAAGTTTTATTGAAAAATTGGAGAATAATAGATATAATAGTAAAGATATAGAGAAGATAAAAAAATATCTAAAAGATGAAAAGAAGAAAAACATCGTTATAAAAGATTCTTTGGATAATAGTAAGAGTCATTTTAAAGTATTTAACTTTGAGAAACTGATAGAGAAAATAGTTAATAATAGCGAAAAAATTTTAAGAAAATATGGAATAAATATTTCATTATTTATAGATTTTTCAGGTAATATGTATGGAGATAAAAAAAGAATATATCAAATGTTCATACAGATTTTAAGAAACTCTATAAATGCTATTTTAACTAGAAATAAGTTGGATAAGAAAATTAATATAGTTGTTGTAGGTGACAAAAATAATCGTATTATCTTAGAAATAATTGATAATGGGGTTGGAATGACTCCAGAAGAAGTTAAAGCTGTTATGAAGCCTTATTCAGAAGTCACAGGGAATAGTATTATGGGAACAGGACTTATAACAATATACAAGATAGTTAAAGAACATAATGGATTTATGTCTATATCTTCTGAATTAGATGTTGGAACAAAGATAAGAATAATTTTTAATGAATACAGGGAGGAAACAAACCAATGAATGAGAAAGAGTACACAAGTACACTACATTTACCAAAGACAGATTTTCAAATGAAAGCTAATCTGCCTAACAAAGAACCAAAGTATATCACAAAATGGACTGAGGAAAAGATTTATGAAAAAGGCTTAGAAAAAAATAAAAATGGGGAAAGCTTTATATTACACGATGGGCCACCTTATGCAAATGGGAATACTCATATAGGGCATGCTTTAAATAAAATATTAAAAGACATAATAATAAAATATAAAACTTTTAGAGGATTTAAATCACCTTATGTTCCTGGTTGGGATACACATGGACTACCAATAGAATTACAAGTGGTTAAAGAAGTTGGTGTTGCTAAGGCAAGAGAAATGTCACCATTAGAAATAAGAAAACGTTGTGAAGAATATGCTAGAAAATGGGTAGGAATCCAAAAAGAACAATTTATAAGATTAGGAGTTTTAGGAGATTGGGATCATCCTTATCTAACTCTTGACCCTAGATTTGAAGCAAAACAATTAGAATTATTTGGTGAAATCTATGAAAAAGGTTATATATTCAAAGGTTTAAAACCTGTGTATTGGTCACCTGCAACAGAAACAGCACTTGCTGAAGCAGAAATAGAATATTATGATCATGTATCACCATCTATTTATGTAAGAATGCAAGCTAATAAAGATTTATTAGATAAAATAGGATTTAATGAAGATGCTTATGTATTAATATGGACAACTACACCTTGGACATTACCAGCGAACGTAGCTATATGTTTAAATGAAAACTTTGACTACGGACTATATAAAACAGAAAAAGGTAATTTAATACTTGCTAAGGACTTAGCAGAAAGTGCATTTAAAGATATAGGAATAGAAAATGCTGAACTTTTAAAAGAATTTAAAGGAAAAGAATTAGAATATGCAACATATCAACATCCTTTCTTAGAAAGAACAGGACTTGTAATTTTAGGAGACCATGTTACAGCTGATGCGGGTACAGGGGCAGTTCATACTGCACCAGGACATGGACAAGATGACTATGTTGTAGGACTTAACTATAAATTACCAGTTATATCTCCAATAGACCATAGAGGTTGTTTAACAGAAGAAGCTGGTGACCTATTTAAAGGACTTGTTTATTCAGAAGCTAATAAAGCTATAATAAAACATTTAACTGAAACTGGGCATATCTTAAAAATGCAAGAAATAAATCACTCATATCCACATGACTGGAGATCTAAAACTCCTGTTATCTTCAGAGCTACTGAACAATGGTTCATTAGAATGGAAGGTGGAGATTTGAGAGAAAAAACTCTAAAAGTTATAGATGAAATAAACTTCATACCAGCTTGGGGGAAAAATAGAATAGGTTCTATGATGGAAACAAGACCTGACTGGTGTATATCAAGACAAAGAGTATGGGGAGTTCCTATTCCAATATTTTATAATGATGAAACAAATGAAGAAATATTCCATAAAGAAATATTAGATAGAATATGTGGTCTAGTAAGAGAACATGGTTCTAATATATGGGTTGAAAAAACTCCAGAAGAATTAATCGGAGAAGAATTATTAGTTAAATATAATCTAAAAGGATTAAAATTAAGAAAAGAAACAAATATAATGGACGTTTGGTTCGATTCAGGAAGTAGCCATAGAGGAGTTTTAGAAGTTTGGGAAGGATTACATAGACCATGTGATCTATATCTTGAAGGTTCAGATCAACATAGAGGATGGTTCCATACTTCACTTTTAACATCAGTTGCATCAACTGGAGATTCACC from Fusobacterium pseudoperiodonticum carries:
- a CDS encoding cytochrome c biogenesis CcdA family protein; amino-acid sequence: MFTQEVAYSTAYLAGVASFFSPCIFPIIPVYISILSNGEKKSVSKTLAFVLGLSVTYIVLGFGAGFIGELFLNSKVRVIGGILVVILGLFQMDILKLKFLEKTKVMNYEGEEQSLFSTFLLGLTFSLGWTPCVGPILASILILAGSSGDTGNSVMLMVLYLLGMATPFVIFSLASKTLFKKMSFIKKHLPLIKKIGGFLIIVMGFLLIFDKLNIFLTV
- the msrAB gene encoding bifunctional peptide-methionine (S)-S-oxide reductase MsrA/peptide-methionine (R)-S-oxide reductase MsrB, whose translation is MKKFILPLIFVFLIGTFVFAKMLSHNVSKETEAEKDLLESIQLVDMNGNDYTFSRGKNIYIKFWASWCPTCLAGLEELDRLAGENNNNFEVITVVFPGINGEKNPAKFKEWYDSLGYKNIKVLYDTDGKLLQIFKIRALPTSAIIYKDLKIDNVIVGHISNGQIKDYYEGKGENEVMEESKNTTVNNVNKENIKEIYLAGGCFWGVEEYFARIDGVIDSVSGYANGSFDNPTYENVCNNSGHAETVHITYDSSKVSLDTLLKYYFRIIDPTSVNKQGNDRGIQYRTGIYYQNDEDKQIAINAIKEEQKKYSKPIVIEVEKLKRFDKAEEEHQDYLKKNPNGYCHINLNKASEAIIDEKKYQKPSDEVLKAKLTDLEYQVTQNAATERAFTHEYDKNQEDGIYVDITTGEPLFSSKDKYDAGCGWPSFTKPIATEVVNYKQDNSHGMSRVEVRSRAGKAHLGHVFEDGPRAEGGLRYCINGASLRFIPYDKMDEEGYGEFKKYVK
- a CDS encoding phage head-tail adapter protein, whose translation is MEEILKDMKLGQIIGVYHFEDSCFTVGKILKIDSKYLFLLSYDVNFKEDGIKIFLINSIKRIILKSDYMRSIEKNQKKIVRFNRENKDIFQELIKNKIKVSVELADESIEEAYLTEKGENYFSFQILNDNENITSEEIITKDYLKRIKISNYIEREEYKNFKVITTKNDDEYIAHDLSYNKDYLIFSEKEEFYDIAQINIIPKNMIESISEIEVKLDTTKENFNDLIDFEKDLEIIEILKKCLENKFLIFIDNVDFFETKVGVITNLENNKIKMKEIDKYGDFHKNSEIYLDEIQLLAIKNYKFTEGNHEEKF
- a CDS encoding toxin-antitoxin system YwqK family antitoxin yields the protein MKKNFRFCILFVLIFLFNTLIVKAEREVKKEEIELKNGIIYFKGEENSYNGIVKENYPNGKLKESLIVENGKVNGNVKVYYENGNLKYNTPYKNNKKEGIEKIYSLDGKLEMEVPYKNGVKDGVQKQYSKDGKLIVEATLKNNLRNGSYKDYFENGKVENEGVYKDDKKEGIYKEYYPNGKIRREVEFKADIPNGIAREYNEKGIKEKETSFKDGIEDGIRKNFYKNGNLKYSVEMKNGVENGAFKQYYENGVLEIEAFYKNGKLEGIRRDYYKSGKLEVEGLQKNGEPDGWTYVYNEDGTIKREIFFVEGKAYEKDNDKRNKGN
- a CDS encoding diguanylate phosphodiesterase; protein product: MKNFKLKPIYYPKGSYLNYILEIWVDGVNISQFYEDNKLRIDVGYIFHIYNFFDNYLEDIMKEEVLPYEDVEGKTIFETIDNIKEKYFYWLKDDYEDDESDEEIEKIISISEPFFDWQRAHRLLLSGPFLHIPDIIFRRIGDKIEISWNTIWDITYQQRKYENENIKFISTKGVSYIDADEFFLEIKKFLKKIDDISKIQNEKFRVVEETGKLVYSKDPYNNIEFKEEKEFLQDLEKIGYTFFTIYELVLITEKDKKIVPIILKYLSKIEDENIKTHLAYFLAVKNYKEASEKLIKEFYNAKTNEYRIALSKALSTIYNKDILNELLEMAENKEYKDVNFPIILTLNKYRDKRVKIFFEKNRME
- a CDS encoding Tex family protein, with product MEKIYKIVAEELKIPVDKVENTIKLLDDGATIPFVARYRKEITGNLDEVQIGDILQKVEYLRNLEERKEEVIRLIEEQGKLTDELRNSIIEAKILQEVEDIYFPYRKKKKTKADIAKERGLEPLAEKFYTVNNLEEIQNLAKDFITEEVPTVEDAIEGAMLIIAQNISEKAEYRERIREIYLKSSIIEAKASKKAAELDEKKVYNDYYEYSEKIDKMASHRILAVNRGEKEDILTVHLRLEDSDREKIENMILKEFPKNDLVATYKEIIKDSLDRLIIPSIEREVRNALTERAEIESIAVFKDNLKNLLLQAPLKEKNVLALDPGYRTGCKVAVIDKYGFYRENTVFFLVEAMHNPKQIEDAKKKFLALVKKYEIDIVSIGNGTASRETETFVANIIKENKLNLKYLIVNEAGASVYSASKIAAEEFPDLDVTVRGAISIGRRIQDPLAELVKIDPKSIGVGMYQHDVNQSKLDESLDNVISHVVNNVGANINTASWALLSHISGIKKTVAKNIVEYRKENGNFKNRKEILKVKGVGPKAYEQMAGFLVIPEGENILDNTVIHPESYAIAEALLEKIGFSLEKYNNELNEARERLKSFDYKKFAEENNFGAETVKDVYEALLKDRRDPRDDFEKPLLKSDILNIDNLEVGMELEGTVRNVVKFGAFVDIGLKNDALLHISEISNKYIDDPSKVLAVGQIIKVRIKDVDKDRGRVGLTKKEQN